Within Alcaligenes sp. SDU_A2, the genomic segment TTCTGTAAATGTATTGAATAAACGAGAAAGGGACAGCATATGCATGCTGTCCCTTTTTGCTGGCACCTGCAAGACTTACTTGATCAGGAAGTCTTCGCGGCTTTGGCCTTGCGCTTCGGCGTCGATGATCCAGCGCGGAGGGCGGCCACGTCCTGTCCAGGTGTCTTGTGTCGCGGGATGGCGATACTTTGGAGGCAGGCTGGCTTTGGGTTCGGCAGAGCCGGCGGAAGAACCGCGCGCAGAGGTTTTTTCCAGAGCTTCGGCTACTTCTTCAAGCGTGATTTCGTTGTCCTGCATGGACTTCACGATGGAAGCGATGATAGGACGGCGCTGCTTGACCTTTAGGGATTTCATCTGCTTTTGCAACCGCAGAATCTCTTTTTCTATCTTCTGCTTGGCAGAGCTGTATGTTTCGACGGACATGTTGGATTCCTGTTTAGTGATTGTAATTATCAGATAAACGCTGCCTGCGCGAGCGCGTGTTTATCATGCGAAAACAGTTTACTTTGAATTTTTGAAAAATATAAGAGCCGAATGAAAAAAATTAAATTTTAATTCGATGTCACCCTTGAATTCTGTAATCGATTTGTCAGCTTGATAATTGAATCACCAGTAGTGATTAATTATTCTGATGGGGGGTTATCATATTTTCGAATAGGTTTATATGGAAATGGTATGGCTATATGGATTTTTAATGCATTTGCACGAAATAATTTGCATCTATATTCACGGAATGTCGCGACTAAGCGCACAGCTATGTCATGTCATGATGGGGGAGCGGACGTTGCGCGTGGGTGAAACACACCAGGCCATCGCGCGCCGCAGCGCATTCTGTTTTAATGCTGTGATGGATTCTTTTCGCGCGCCCCGGCCGCTCTGGCAAGGTGCGGCATCGCGATAAAAAATGATTGCCCCCTGGCGCAGTAGCGCCGCAATCGATTTGTTAGTAGGAATAAAAGAATGAAGCTTGTTGATCCCGCCATCGATGCGTTGGCCTGCGCCCGTGGCCTGCTTCTGGAGCCTTGGGGACTGAACGAGTCCCATTTGTCCGGCGCGCTGGGCGAAATACTGACCCATCAGGCGGATTATGCCGACCTGTACTTTCAGTACACGCGCAGCGAAGGCTGGAGCCTGGACGAGGGCATTGTCAAAAGCGGCAGTTTTTCGATTGAGCAAGGCGTGGGCGTGCGTGCGCTCAGCGGCGAAAAAACCGCTTTTGCCTATTCAGACTCTATTAGCCAGGATGCGTTGCTGTCCTCGGCCCGCGTCGTGCGCTCCATTGCCCGCCAGGGCGGCAACGGTGCAGGCGGCGTGCTGGTTCCGGCCAAATCGGCCCGGCCTGCTTTGTATACGGGTATCGATCCCATCAGCAGTCTGTCCGCTCCGGACAAGGTGGCGTTGCTGGGGCGTCTGGATGCATTGGCGCGCGCGGCCGACCCACGGGTGGTGCAGGTCATGGCCAGTCTGGGAGCCGAATACGATGTGGTGTTGGTGGCCGGTAGCGATGGTCGTCTGGCTGCCGATGTGCGCCCTTTGGTGCATTTGTCGCTGTCCGTCATCGTCGAGGAAAATGGTCGCCGCGAACGCGGTTCGGCATCGGGCGGCGGCCGTGTGGATCTGGCGTATTTCTCGGACGATCTACTGCGGACCTACGTGGACAAAGCCGTGCGTTCGGCCAGAACCAATCTGCAGGCGCAGCCGGCTCCGGCAGGCCAGATGACCGTCGTGCTTGGGCCGGGCTGGCCCGGCGTCATGTTGCACGAAGCGGTAGGCCATGGCCTGGAGGGCGATTTCAACCGGCGCGGCAGCAGTGTGTTTTCGGGCCGCATTGGCGAGCGCGTGGCCTCCAAGGGCGTCACCGTGATTGATGACGGTACCCTGGCTAACCGACGCGGCTCGCTCAATATCGACGACGAAGGCAACCAAACCCAGCGCACTGTCTTGATCGAGGACGGTATTTTGAAAGGCTATCTGCAAGACACGCACAATGCCCGTCTTATGAATACCGCCGTGACCGGCAATGGCCGGCGTGAATCCTATGCCAGCTTGCCCATGCCGCGCATGACCAACACCTTTATGCTGGGCGGCGATCAGGACCCGCAAGAAATCATCGCTTCGGTTAAAAAAGGTTTGTATGCCGTCGATTTCGGCGGTGGCCAGGTGGATATCACCAGCGGCAAGTTTGTTTTCTCTGCTTCCGAGGCCTGGGTCATAGAAAACGGCAAGCTGATGTACCCGGTCAAAGGGGCCACCCTGATCGGTAACGGTCCGGACGCCATGAATCAGGTCACCATGATAGGCAACGATATGCAGCTCGATCCGGGCGTGGGTACCTGCGGCAAAGAAGGCCAGAGCGTGCCGGTGGGCGTGGGTATTCCCACCGTGCGCATGGAGAACCTGACGGTGGGCGGCACAGCCTAGTCGGGCGATCAGCCATGTTGCTTAAACCTGCCTGCGGGCAGGTTCAAGACTGCTGATAACCCTTTGCGTAAAATCCTCTTGCCAGCCCTTGAATGTGGGCTGGCTTTTTTTTGCATTCCGTTCGGCTGCCGATGTTCATTGCCGAACCGGTTTTCTATAGACGCCGCTCAAGGCGCACGCTGAACGGGGCAGGCTGACGGCTTGCCGGCGCTGCGCGCCGGTGCCCTGGTCGGTTCGCGGGGCCGGGCGCGTCGTGAACTCCGGCGGGTCGCTTGTCCGCCGGACAAGCAACAAGCGCCGCCGTCAAACAGCACGACACGTGCCTCCCGTCCTCGCGCCCCGCCTGCGGCGAGCCATCTGACCCGCCTGCCCCGTTCAGCGTGCGCCTTGAGCGGCTCGAAGCCCTGATGGCATAGATTTCAACCCTTGGTCTATGGGAGATTCACGGATAGCAAGACTAGGGGCGACCGAGAGAGCTCCCGCCTGGTAGGGTTGGTCGATGGGCCTTGGGCCTGAAACCATCACGTTGCCAGGGTGAGTTCGGTGGCCCTGAGTCGGCGGGCGAGTCAGGGCATTCGCCGCCGACGGCTGGCCGGGACAGGGGGCAAGCCCCGTTCTGTTTGAGACGCGCGCTTATGGTTCGGCACGAACCATGCGGCGAGTTAACGGGGTGCCTGTCCCGGCCAGCCGGCAAGGGAACCGGCGCGCAGCGCGGGCGAAGGCCCCAGCCCGCCGACTCAGGGCCGCCGGACTCACCTTCTTCGATGTCGTTTCTGCTTCGCTCAACGACCGAACGCGACATAGGGATGTGTTCGCCCGACGGTCCGAACATGTGTTTGGGCTGAGCAAACAGACATGGGTGCAGCAGCGGAGTTTGTCAGCAGTCTGAAATCTGCCTGCGGGCAGGTTTTTTTTGCCTTATCGGATGCCCGCAGGTGCGCCCGGCCACTACACGCGTGCGTGTGTTTCAAGGTGTATCCTATCGCCCAAACCTGTTTGACTTACATCTTTACTAATCATATTATTTCAGTGCGAATGAATTGTGCTGAACTATTTTGCTTGGCTAATTAAATGACTACTGACCAACAATACGATCTGCGCATCCTGCGGGCTTTGCGTCGTATTACCCGCTCGATTGCCCTGCATTCTCGGCAACTATCCGCCTATAGCAACATCACGGCCCCCCAACTGATCTGCTTGCGCACAATCATTGAAAAAGGGCCGCTTACCGCCACGGCTATCAGTCGCGAAATGCATGTCAGCCCCAGTACGGTGGTGGGTATTTTGGACCGTCTGGAAGACAAGAAACTGGTGCTGCGCGAACGGGGGCGGGAAGACCGCCGCATCGTGTTCGTCAGCGCAACCCCCGAAGGTGTGGAACTGGCGCGTGACACGCCCTCGCCTCTGCAAAAGAAACTGGCCGATGCCTTGAAAGAGCTGCCCGAGCTGGAGCAGGCCACCATGACGCTGTCGCTGGAGCGCATCGTCCGTTTGATAGACTCAGATCCGGAATCGCCCACGGAGGCCGGCGATGCCGTATCGCCGATACTGGAGGTCCCGGAGGGAGACGTGCCCCCTGAATCCGGGCTTGTGGTTTGACTCTATATACCGACCTATCCCCCACATCCACAGCGGCCCCGGTGGGGCCCGCAACAAGCCAGGATCTGGTACTGCGGGCTCCCCAGACACAAGATGCCGCCGCCATCCATCAGTTGATCGCAGAGTGCCCGCCTCTGGATCTCAATTCTGTCTACGTCTACCTGCTGCTTTGCCAGCACTTCCGTCATACCTGTGTGCTTGCCGAACGCGCTGGCCATGTGGACGGCTTTATTTCCGCCTATTTTTTGCCGGATCAGCCCGAAGTGCTGTTTGTCTGGCAAGTGGCCGTGCATCAGCGCGCCAGGGGGCAGCGGCTGGGACAGACCATGCTGGAGCACCTGAAGCAGCGTCTGGACGGCTGCGCGCTGCGTTTTCTGGAAACCACGGTTAGCCCGGACAATCTGGCTTCGCGCGGTCTGTTCAACGCAATGGCCCGGCGCTGGCAAGCGCCCTTGCAGGAGCAGGAATTTTTTCAATCGACGTTGTTTGGCCGGCAGGCCCACGACGCCGAACCTCTGTTACGAATCGGTCCCTTGGGCGCAGCCTGAGGAGATCCCTACGCAACAGGACGTTCAATGCTGGCCCTGCGCATGCGGGCGGCTTGAGGAGGGGCGTCCAACAACCAGGAGAGGAAACATGACTGACTTGAAAATTTTCGACCGGATGGAGTCCGAAGTCAGAGGCTACGTCCGGTCCTTCCCAGTGGTCTTTAATAAGGCACGCGGTTCAGTGCTGGAAGATGAAAGCGGCAGGCAGTACATCGATTTTTTCAGTGGCGCGGGAACCTTGAACTACGGCCACAATAATCCCCACCTGAAAGACAAACTGATCGAGTACCTGCACACCGATGGCGTGGTTCACGGACTGGATATGGCCACCAGCGCCAAGAAGTATTTTCTGGAGTCCGTGGACAGGGTGTTGCTCAAGCCGCGCGGCTGGAATTACCGGCTCCAATTTACCGGCCCGACCGGCACCAATGCCGTCGAAGCGGCGCTGAAACTGGCGCGGCAGATCAAAGGACGTCAGAACATCGTTTCTTTCACGCACGGGTTTCATGGTGTCAGCATGGGGTCGCTGGCGGCGACAGCCAATGCCAAGTTCCGTGGTGCCGCCGGTGTTGCGCTGGGAAATACGACCTTTATGCCCTATGACGGCTATCTGGGACCGGATGTCAACACCATGGCGTATTTCGAGCGCCTGCTGGAAGATCCCAGCAGCGGGCTGGATCATCCTGCCGCTGTCATCGTGGAAACGGTGCAGGGCGAAGGCGGGGTCAATGTGGCCACCCAGCGCTGGTTGCGCGAACTGCAACGGCTGTGCCGCGAGCACGACATGTTGCTGATCGTGGACGACATTCAGGTCGGCTGCGGACGCACAGGCCGCTTTTT encodes:
- a CDS encoding H-NS histone family protein, coding for MSVETYSSAKQKIEKEILRLQKQMKSLKVKQRRPIIASIVKSMQDNEITLEEVAEALEKTSARGSSAGSAEPKASLPPKYRHPATQDTWTGRGRPPRWIIDAEAQGQSREDFLIK
- the tldD gene encoding metalloprotease TldD; translated protein: MKLVDPAIDALACARGLLLEPWGLNESHLSGALGEILTHQADYADLYFQYTRSEGWSLDEGIVKSGSFSIEQGVGVRALSGEKTAFAYSDSISQDALLSSARVVRSIARQGGNGAGGVLVPAKSARPALYTGIDPISSLSAPDKVALLGRLDALARAADPRVVQVMASLGAEYDVVLVAGSDGRLAADVRPLVHLSLSVIVEENGRRERGSASGGGRVDLAYFSDDLLRTYVDKAVRSARTNLQAQPAPAGQMTVVLGPGWPGVMLHEAVGHGLEGDFNRRGSSVFSGRIGERVASKGVTVIDDGTLANRRGSLNIDDEGNQTQRTVLIEDGILKGYLQDTHNARLMNTAVTGNGRRESYASLPMPRMTNTFMLGGDQDPQEIIASVKKGLYAVDFGGGQVDITSGKFVFSASEAWVIENGKLMYPVKGATLIGNGPDAMNQVTMIGNDMQLDPGVGTCGKEGQSVPVGVGIPTVRMENLTVGGTA
- a CDS encoding MarR family winged helix-turn-helix transcriptional regulator; the encoded protein is MTTDQQYDLRILRALRRITRSIALHSRQLSAYSNITAPQLICLRTIIEKGPLTATAISREMHVSPSTVVGILDRLEDKKLVLRERGREDRRIVFVSATPEGVELARDTPSPLQKKLADALKELPELEQATMTLSLERIVRLIDSDPESPTEAGDAVSPILEVPEGDVPPESGLVV
- the ectA gene encoding diaminobutyrate acetyltransferase, which translates into the protein MGPATSQDLVLRAPQTQDAAAIHQLIAECPPLDLNSVYVYLLLCQHFRHTCVLAERAGHVDGFISAYFLPDQPEVLFVWQVAVHQRARGQRLGQTMLEHLKQRLDGCALRFLETTVSPDNLASRGLFNAMARRWQAPLQEQEFFQSTLFGRQAHDAEPLLRIGPLGAA
- the ectB gene encoding diaminobutyrate--2-oxoglutarate transaminase, which gives rise to MTDLKIFDRMESEVRGYVRSFPVVFNKARGSVLEDESGRQYIDFFSGAGTLNYGHNNPHLKDKLIEYLHTDGVVHGLDMATSAKKYFLESVDRVLLKPRGWNYRLQFTGPTGTNAVEAALKLARQIKGRQNIVSFTHGFHGVSMGSLAATANAKFRGAAGVALGNTTFMPYDGYLGPDVNTMAYFERLLEDPSSGLDHPAAVIVETVQGEGGVNVATQRWLRELQRLCREHDMLLIVDDIQVGCGRTGRFFSFEQAGISPDIITLSKSLSGFGLPMSLVLLRPELDIWKPGAHNGTFRGNNLAFVTAAQALETYWADDAFEQQVQAKERQVRDWLENLVHSYPDAGLSVRGRGLIQGLVTVPGEGLANRIAAQAFEQGLVIETSGAHDEVLKLLPALTIDSEQLAQGLNIIERSVAQCLSQRTTKARVLKLGGAR